AAGTTATTTCATCAGGTGATACTTCATTTATTGAAGAAGATTTGGTAAATAGAATCAAATTTATTGAAGAAAATGAAAAAGTAAAATCTATGGTAGTTGTTGAAAATCCTGGTGGAGCTAATTTAATGGCTGGAGATTTGATTACCAGAAGCAAACTTAGAGAAATAAATACTGAACTTACAAGGAAAGATAAAGAAAAAATTGAAATTAGAGAATCAGATCCAGCTACTTTTGGTAATATTCTTTTAGGAATTACTCAAGCAGCTCTTTCAACAGAAAGTTTCTTATCAGCAGCATCATTCCAAGAAACAACAAAAGTTCTAACAAATGCAGCTATATCTGCAAAAGTTGATACTTTAGGTGGATTAAAAGAAAATGTTATAATGGGTCATATTATTCCAGCTGGAACTGGTTTGAAAAAATATGACAACATTATTTTGACTACGGAAGTAGAAAATATTGAAGTTGAAAAAACAGAAGTATCTGAACAAATAGAAATGTAAATATTTAATAAAAATGTATAAAAATTATTCAATGTCCCTTGCTAATACCAAGGGATATTTTTATATTTTGAGTCTGAATTTTTTATAAGTGCTAAAGTAAACGGAGGAAATAAGTGCCAACAATAAGTCAGTTGGTTAGAAAAGGTAGAACACAAATTCTTGCAAAAAACAAAGCGCCAGCATTAAGTGCTTGTCCTCAAAAGCGTGGAGTTTGTACAAGAGTTTATACAACAACACCAAAAAAACCAAATTCTGCATTGAGAAAAGTTGCAAGAGTTCGTTTAACAAATGGTAATGAAGTAACAGCATATATCCCAGGAGAAGGGCACAATTTACAAGAACACTCAATTGTTCTTATAAGAGGCGGAAGAATTAAAGATTTACCTGGAGTAAGATACCATATTATAAGAGGCGCTTTAGATACAAGTGGTGTTGATGAAAGAAAAAAAGGTAGATCAAAATACGGCACTAAAAAACCAAAATCAAAATAGAAAATTATGAGAAAAAGACGCGCAGAAAAAAGATACATTAAACCAGATCCTAAATATAATGATCTGCTTGTAGCAAAGTTTATAAATTATATTATGTGGGATGGTAAAAAAACCGTTGCGAGAAAAGTTGTTTACGGAAGTTTTGAAATTTTAGAAGAGAAATCTAAAAAACCTGCACTTGATGTATTCAAAAAAGCAGTAGGAAATGTTCAACCATTTATTGAAGTTAGAAGTAGACGAGTTGGTGGTGCGACATATCAAGTTCCTATGGAAGTAAGACCAGAAAGACGGGTAGCACTTGCGTTTAGATGGTTGAAAAATTATTCAAGGGATAGAAAAGATAAAACAATGACAGCAAAATTGGCAGCTGAATTATTAGCTGCATCAAATGGTGAAGGATCTGCTGTTAAGAAAAAAGAAGATGTTCACAGAATGGCTGAAGCAAACAAAGCGTTTGCTCATTTCAAATGGTAAAGGAAATATAGAATATAAATGGCTGTTAAAAGAGTAGATATTGCAAAAGTAAGAAACATCGGTATAATGGCTCATATTGATGCCGGTAAGACTACGACCACTGAAAGAATTTTATACTATACAGGTAGAGTTCATAAATTAGGTGAAGTTCATGATGGTGCTGCTACAATGGATTGGATGGAACAAGAGAAAGAACGTGGAATCACAATTACCAGTGCTGCAACAACTGCCGAATGGAAAGGTCATCAAATTAATATTATTGATACACCAGGTCACGTTGATTTTACTGTAGAAGTTGAAAGATCCCTAAGAGTTTTAGATGGCGCA
The nucleotide sequence above comes from Ignavibacteriota bacterium. Encoded proteins:
- a CDS encoding 30S ribosomal protein S12 is translated as MPTISQLVRKGRTQILAKNKAPALSACPQKRGVCTRVYTTTPKKPNSALRKVARVRLTNGNEVTAYIPGEGHNLQEHSIVLIRGGRIKDLPGVRYHIIRGALDTSGVDERKKGRSKYGTKKPKSK
- the rpsG gene encoding 30S ribosomal protein S7, with amino-acid sequence MRKRRAEKRYIKPDPKYNDLLVAKFINYIMWDGKKTVARKVVYGSFEILEEKSKKPALDVFKKAVGNVQPFIEVRSRRVGGATYQVPMEVRPERRVALAFRWLKNYSRDRKDKTMTAKLAAELLAASNGEGSAVKKKEDVHRMAEANKAFAHFKW